Proteins from one Halovivax limisalsi genomic window:
- a CDS encoding ferritin-like domain-containing protein, whose translation MAQKQGRLVREPETGERRQAWGSVAENALRVDRADADVIVDALSVDHAGSFNLFYLLRKHFWTAAGAEHEALADFLEDAYKRLRAMNDALAIRIVELGGIPPNTPPTIQERAEVRLEAEHRYDLRASLEGDLEGYATLIAGMRDHVALAEERGDPGTAELLRDHLERLEADAHVIERALEAETLVRAEVLTDR comes from the coding sequence ATGGCACAGAAACAGGGCCGACTCGTCCGGGAGCCCGAGACGGGCGAACGCCGACAGGCGTGGGGCTCCGTCGCGGAGAACGCGCTCCGGGTCGACCGCGCGGACGCCGACGTGATCGTCGACGCCCTGAGCGTCGACCACGCGGGATCGTTCAACCTGTTCTACCTGCTTCGCAAGCACTTCTGGACGGCGGCGGGCGCCGAACACGAGGCACTCGCAGACTTCCTCGAGGACGCCTACAAGCGCCTGCGGGCGATGAACGACGCGCTCGCGATTCGGATCGTCGAACTTGGCGGGATTCCCCCGAACACGCCGCCGACGATTCAGGAACGGGCCGAGGTACGGCTCGAGGCCGAGCACCGCTACGACCTCCGTGCATCCCTGGAGGGCGACCTCGAGGGGTACGCGACCCTGATCGCCGGGATGCGCGACCACGTCGCGCTCGCGGAGGAACGGGGCGATCCGGGCACGGCCGAACTGCTCCGGGACCACCTCGAACGCCTCGAGGCGGACGCCCACGTCATCGAGCGAGCGCTCGAAGCCGAGACGCTCGTTCGAGCGGAGGTGCTGACGGACCGATGA
- a CDS encoding ABC transporter ATP-binding protein — protein sequence MSDTKDLDVELSWREKGRALYRVALFQPWFAAGVIALSLVAALLEGIGLTFIQPIIEVAQGSADAAESSALVGLFLAAYDRLGLPFTLGSLVAGVAVVMTIRYTTSFLVGWFRAAIETRYVRHLQEEAFTTALDAEVAYFDQEGSDDILNAIVTQAEYAGRVIRYAINTIEQGLLALMYFAVAVVIAPALAVVTAAFLGTATVLFRNVLQGGYSLGDEVADAKEGIQSNAQAGTQGIRDVKVFGMVEELKRGFVSAADSFERARIALLRNDAAIQNFYQLTVAVSVFGLIYVALTFLSLSVGELGVFLFAMFQLGPKVSSLNRYLYRVEGELPHLVRTQAFVEELQRHREPTSGATAGADADATADPDSGATATSNSSATGTPDGGATATPVSIDEFAFDDVHFSYETSDESVLQGVSFAFERGDFVAFVGPSGAGKSTIASLFARLYEPDSGQIRADGTPIDAFDVSEWRDRVSIVRQDPHVFNESLRRNITIGKRDASQAEIERVARIARVTEFLDELPEGYDTVLGDQGVKLSGGQRQRVALARALLKDADLLILDEATSDLDTGLEREVHEGIEAMERDYAMLVIAHRLSTVTNADRIYTMEDGRIVEDGPHRELVDADGTYSTLYAMQSA from the coding sequence ATGTCTGATACGAAGGATCTCGACGTCGAACTCAGCTGGCGCGAGAAGGGGCGAGCGCTCTACCGGGTCGCGCTGTTTCAACCCTGGTTCGCCGCCGGGGTGATCGCTCTCTCGCTCGTCGCCGCGCTGCTCGAGGGAATCGGACTCACGTTCATCCAGCCCATCATCGAGGTCGCCCAGGGCTCGGCCGACGCCGCCGAGTCGTCGGCGCTCGTGGGGCTGTTCCTCGCGGCGTACGACCGGCTCGGGCTCCCCTTCACGCTCGGCTCGCTCGTCGCCGGGGTGGCCGTCGTGATGACGATCCGCTACACGACGTCGTTCCTGGTCGGCTGGTTCCGGGCCGCGATCGAGACGCGCTACGTCAGGCACCTCCAGGAGGAGGCGTTCACAACGGCGCTGGACGCCGAGGTGGCGTACTTCGACCAGGAGGGCTCCGACGACATCCTGAACGCGATCGTCACGCAGGCGGAGTACGCCGGCCGCGTCATCCGCTACGCGATCAACACCATCGAACAGGGCCTGCTCGCCCTGATGTACTTCGCCGTCGCGGTGGTCATCGCGCCCGCACTGGCCGTCGTGACCGCGGCGTTTCTCGGGACCGCGACCGTCCTCTTCCGGAACGTCCTCCAGGGCGGCTACTCGCTCGGCGACGAGGTTGCCGACGCGAAGGAGGGGATCCAGTCGAACGCGCAGGCCGGCACGCAGGGCATCAGGGACGTGAAGGTCTTCGGCATGGTCGAGGAGCTAAAGCGCGGGTTCGTCAGCGCGGCCGACTCCTTCGAGCGCGCCCGCATCGCCCTCCTGCGCAACGACGCCGCGATCCAGAACTTCTACCAGCTCACCGTCGCCGTCTCGGTGTTCGGCCTCATCTACGTCGCGCTGACGTTCCTCTCGCTGTCGGTGGGCGAACTCGGCGTCTTCCTCTTCGCGATGTTCCAGCTCGGCCCGAAGGTGAGCAGCCTGAATCGCTACCTCTACCGGGTCGAGGGCGAGCTCCCGCACCTGGTCCGCACGCAGGCGTTCGTCGAGGAACTCCAGCGCCACCGCGAACCTACGTCGGGCGCGACGGCGGGGGCTGACGCGGACGCGACGGCGGACCCGGACTCGGGCGCGACGGCGACGTCCAACTCGAGCGCGACGGGGACTCCCGACGGCGGCGCGACCGCGACGCCCGTCTCGATCGACGAGTTCGCGTTCGACGACGTCCACTTCAGCTACGAGACGAGCGACGAGTCGGTCCTGCAGGGCGTCTCCTTCGCGTTCGAGCGCGGCGACTTCGTCGCGTTCGTCGGGCCCTCGGGCGCCGGCAAGTCCACGATCGCGTCGCTGTTCGCCCGGCTCTACGAACCCGATTCAGGCCAGATCCGCGCCGACGGGACGCCGATCGACGCGTTCGACGTGAGCGAGTGGCGCGATCGCGTCTCGATCGTCCGCCAGGACCCGCACGTCTTCAACGAGTCGCTCCGTCGCAATATCACGATCGGCAAGCGAGACGCGAGCCAGGCCGAGATCGAGCGGGTCGCCCGGATCGCCCGCGTCACCGAGTTCCTCGACGAACTGCCCGAGGGCTACGACACGGTACTCGGCGACCAGGGCGTGAAGCTCTCCGGCGGCCAGCGCCAGCGCGTCGCGCTCGCCCGCGCCCTCCTCAAGGACGCCGACCTCCTGATCCTCGACGAGGCGACGAGCGATCTCGATACCGGCCTCGAACGCGAGGTCCACGAGGGCATCGAAGCGATGGAGCGCGACTACGCCATGCTCGTCATCGCCCACCGCCTCTCGACGGTCACCAACGCCGACCGGATCTACACCATGGAGGACGGACGGATCGTCGAGGACGGCCCCCACCGCGAACTCGTCGACGCCGACGGGACGTACTCGACGCTGTACGCGATGCAATCGGCCTGA
- a CDS encoding cytidine deaminase: protein MESAPPTADDEALLERLVETNERTFDPEFFDGAHIVTAGVRTTDGSVYEGVSLPASVGRASMCGEPVALGSAIADGHGHDEIETCAAVSYPMPSHDATEARIIPPCGSCRELLADYDEELRVIVPVDGENRVVSAVDLLPTRTW, encoded by the coding sequence ATGGAGAGTGCTCCGCCGACGGCCGACGACGAAGCGCTGCTCGAACGCCTCGTCGAGACGAACGAGCGCACGTTCGACCCCGAGTTCTTCGACGGCGCCCACATCGTCACCGCGGGCGTTCGGACGACCGACGGCTCCGTCTACGAGGGCGTGAGTTTACCGGCGAGCGTCGGCCGCGCGTCGATGTGCGGGGAACCCGTCGCGCTGGGCTCCGCGATCGCCGACGGGCACGGCCACGACGAGATCGAGACCTGCGCCGCCGTCTCGTACCCGATGCCGTCCCACGACGCGACCGAAGCACGGATCATTCCGCCGTGCGGGTCCTGCCGGGAGCTGTTGGCGGATTACGACGAGGAGCTGCGCGTCATCGTCCCCGTCGATGGGGAGAACCGGGTCGTCAGCGCCGTCGACCTGCTCCCGACCCGGACGTGGTGA
- the dpsA gene encoding DNA starvation/stationary phase protection protein DpsA → MTSTPHLRSPDSAHVRQEWGAVADNALGIERDVAEELVAALNEEMAGLYILFNQVRKHFWLVEGAESRPIGDFLAAAADRLTEMTDDIAVRITALGGVPACGPMGIRQHAPLYIEAAHHYDIRSSLERDLDGYATLAVQRREHIELADRVGDPTTSELLRNHLKTLEADAHVLERYLADETLVVRHANTVSRR, encoded by the coding sequence ATGACGAGTACGCCGCATCTCCGGAGTCCCGATTCCGCTCACGTCCGTCAGGAGTGGGGCGCGGTCGCCGACAACGCGCTCGGCATCGAACGGGACGTCGCCGAGGAACTGGTCGCGGCCCTGAACGAGGAGATGGCGGGGCTGTACATCCTCTTCAATCAGGTTCGCAAGCATTTCTGGCTCGTCGAGGGTGCCGAATCGAGGCCGATCGGCGACTTCCTCGCGGCCGCCGCCGACCGACTCACGGAGATGACCGACGATATCGCCGTCCGAATCACCGCACTCGGCGGCGTTCCGGCCTGCGGGCCGATGGGCATCCGCCAGCACGCGCCGCTGTACATCGAGGCGGCCCACCACTACGATATCCGCTCGTCGCTCGAGCGCGACCTCGATGGCTACGCGACGCTCGCGGTGCAGCGGCGCGAACACATCGAACTGGCGGACCGAGTCGGCGATCCGACGACGAGCGAGCTCCTGCGCAACCATCTGAAGACGCTCGAAGCGGACGCGCACGTCCTCGAGCGGTACCTCGCCGACGAGACGCTCGTCGTGCGCCACGCGAACACGGTGTCCCGGCGGTGA
- the dpsA gene encoding DNA starvation/stationary phase protection protein DpsA yields the protein MNSQETTVRQRAGTVDENALRLDRDKAEQIVDALNSELANSYVLYHQLKKHHWVVEGAEFLPLHEFLEEAYERVEAGADEIAERAQALGGVPVSGPSNLEERATVEFEGEDVYDVRTMFENDLEIYGEIIESMRDRIELAENLGDPATAELLREILVELEEDGHHFEHYLEDDTLVLESATH from the coding sequence ATGAACTCCCAAGAGACGACCGTCCGTCAACGGGCCGGGACCGTCGACGAAAACGCGCTCCGGCTCGACCGGGACAAGGCCGAGCAGATCGTCGACGCGCTGAACTCCGAACTGGCCAACTCGTACGTCCTCTACCACCAGCTCAAGAAGCATCACTGGGTCGTCGAGGGCGCCGAGTTCCTCCCGCTCCACGAGTTCCTCGAGGAGGCCTACGAACGCGTCGAGGCGGGTGCCGACGAGATCGCAGAGCGCGCGCAGGCGCTGGGCGGCGTCCCCGTCTCGGGCCCGTCGAACCTCGAAGAGCGCGCGACCGTCGAGTTCGAGGGCGAGGACGTCTACGACGTCCGCACCATGTTCGAGAACGACCTCGAGATCTACGGCGAGATCATCGAGTCGATGCGCGACAGGATCGAACTCGCCGAGAACCTCGGCGACCCCGCGACCGCCGAGCTGTTGCGCGAGATCCTCGTCGAGCTCGAGGAGGACGGGCACCACTTCGAGCACTACCTCGAAGACGACACCCTGGTCCTCGAGAGCGCCACCCACTGA
- a CDS encoding amphi-Trp domain-containing protein has translation MGADESTADGPTTIRPGRNFEREYRLTASDAGEFLIELGEQLRDEDTVTLVGDEWELPFDFGEPIELEIEFDGVEDPELEIEMELPGGSDDEPPDVA, from the coding sequence ATGGGAGCCGACGAATCCACTGCCGACGGCCCGACGACGATACGACCCGGACGGAACTTCGAACGGGAGTACCGTCTCACCGCGAGCGACGCCGGTGAGTTTCTGATCGAACTGGGCGAACAACTGCGGGACGAGGACACCGTTACGCTCGTCGGCGACGAGTGGGAACTACCGTTCGACTTCGGGGAACCGATCGAGTTGGAGATCGAGTTCGACGGCGTCGAAGACCCGGAACTCGAGATCGAGATGGAGCTGCCCGGCGGCAGCGACGACGAACCGCCGGACGTCGCGTGA